The genomic segment TATTTTcggatgtggaaaccctggtggtgtagtggttatatGGGTTCAAactcaaatccactaggtgcttcttggaaactctacgaggcagttctactctgacctataaggttGCTTTGACTAGGAACTGAATCcctggcaatgagttttttctttttttgagggaTATAGAAGTTTCTAAAGTTTACCTCAACTTCAAAAtcagatgaggagccctggttttgcagtggttaagtgcttgtctgctaacagaaaggtaagccactctgtgggataaatatgtggcaacctgcttccataaagattacagcctgggaaaacctATGAGAAAGTTCCATTCcatcctatagggatgctatgagtcagaaatgactcaacaatgacacacaacaacaacaatatgaagaAAATGATCACTGGCTGTTCAGTGGTAGTCTTCTGTATGGGAAACCTAGGTTAGATTTCTGGCCAGTACACCTCATACACTACTGTCACTGTGTCTGTCAGTAGCGCATTCTGTATTGCTaggatgctggacaggtttcagtagagattctagactaagacaagctAGGAAAAAATGCACAGTGATcaaattctgaaaatcagccagtgaaaaccatatggaacacaaGGGTCCAAACCaaaacagatcatggggatggtgcaagaacCGGCTGTGTTTTGTTCCAGTGTGgttgtggtcactgtgagtcgagcCTAACTCAATGACATATAACaacaaaagacatgaaaaaaagtTCCATTGCTCCTAAAATATTATAACTTATTTAGACAATACTACATGAAAGCTAATACCAAACCCTCTGTTTCTTCCCAGAAATGATAAACTGGACCAAGTGGGCCAACAGAATCAAACAGTGCTGACTGAATTCATTCTAATGGGAGTCACAAGGCACCCTGAGTTGCAGTACCCGCTTTTCGGGGTGTTTCTCCTCATCTACATGATCACAGTGGTGGGCAATCTGGGCCTGATCATCTTGACCAAGATGGACTCCCGCCTACACACacctatgtattttttcatcAGACACCTGGCCTTTATTGATCTTGGTAATTCTACTGTCATTTGTCCCAAGATGTTAGTAAATTTTGTTGTGGATAAAAATACCATTTCCTATTATGCATGTGCCACACAGATGGCTTTCTTCATTATGTTCATTATCAGTGAACTTTTTATCCTTTcagccatggcctatgaccgctatgtggctgtctgtaaccctctgctctacaaTGTTATCATGTCCCAAAGACTTTGCCATGTGCTGGTGGGCATTCCATATCTCTACAGTACCCTTCAGTCTCTGATGTTTACCAGTAAGACTTTTACATCCATCTTCTGTGACTCTAATGTCATCAGTCGTTTCTACTGTGATGATGTTCCCTTGCTATCTATGCTTTGCTCAAATTCACAAGAAATAGAATTGATGCTCATGATATTTTCAGCATTTAATTTGATATCCTCCCTCCTGGTTGTCCTGCTGTCCTACCTGCTGATTCTGATAGCCATATTTCGAATGCATTCTGCCAAGAGCAGGAAAAAAGCTTTCTCCACATGTGGCTCTCATCTGACAGTGGTGGTTGTGTTTTACGGGACCCTATTATTTATGTATGTGCAGCCCAGATCTGCTCACTCATATgacactgacacagtggcctctGTGTTTTACACTTTAGTCATCCCTATGCTTAACCCTTTGATATACAGTTTGAGGAACAAAGAGGTAAAAAGTgccttccacagggtttttaataatTGATGTCAACTTTACATATAATATTCAATATTCACCCTTGTTTTAGTAAAAACTGCCAAAGGCAATGTCActtgataatatttttaatagatATAAATGCACTCCTTTTGGTTCCAAGGCAGAGGCTAATTATAAGTCAGATACCATTACATTGTTTATAGTAAGACAAATTAACCCTTTTTTACATCTCAAATTAAGAGTCATTCCTTCCCCAATGTTTCTTTCTTCCTATGCATTGCTTACTTACATGATTTGATAGACCCTCATACTTCCACAATGATAAATTTGAATACACTCTTGATCAATAAAACATGTGATTGTTTCTGTCAATTTTTTTAAGGACAGGCATCTTCTCAATTGTTTTCCCATCGCATTTTCTAAGCCTGAAGCAGCAGCGTAAATAACGCTATAGTCAGAGTTCTAGTGTCCTATTAACACATGAATAATTTATGTGCCCTTTTGCTGTCAATCAATTCTACTGTGAAAATAAATTCTTAGCTATTATGTACTAAATCATGTGAAGTGGACTAGATAATTTTCATTTATTAGCATttaatttgatttctttcttctctgctttgctTTGGCATAGATAGTGccctaagaaaatattttaaactggtAAATAAGAAGCTAGTAAACAAACAGTTAAATAAATTTTAGGGtaattgatggctttaacaaacaaaaatttattctctcattgtcTAGTAGttcaaaagtctgaattcagggcatgaactccaggggaaggctttctctgtcagctctagaggaaggtccttgtcatcaatctttccctttgAGACACATAGAGTTAATTGTGCTTGTGGAACAAAAGAACTGTTAAAaaattaccatctagaagttggataAACAAGAATCATACCtagtcaacatgagataaggttgaaataacccatgaattactatctccttcttagtgtttttctggTTCCTTCCACCTTTACAGGCTCCGCATTAGCAGAAGAACAAAATGTGAATGCTGTTTAAACCTTCCTTAGCCTACCAAAGATGGCCATGTAGTGTCAAAGATCAGTGTGCTTGTACTATATAActtaataagtgatgccaagggctgccgagagggctccatcttgaatatcagtggtttccatcttggattccagatgcacacGCTACCTAATTAGTATGCACCACagttctgagaagtacccaccccttgaaagaaacccagtaaatattcattactcttttGTCTCCACCGAACTCATATAAGCCCTACCTTTacttcccttttcaagtcagtcttttggagaggcataagcccccactgactccttttacttttcacaagtaaaataaacctGTTAGAGCTGAACCCAAAATTCTCCACTGTGGGTTCTTACAAGAGGAAAACAAGGACCCATTGAGTCTGGAGGGCCTACCATTCACTCAGTGGTAACACATGCTCTAGGAAATTCTCGGTGCAGGGGTTGTGAGTCTAAAGGACACAAAATGCTCCTGTCACTagattcttggtggtatgaggtccaccatctctctgttcacttctctctgttatgtctcaaaagagattgactcaagacacaaactcatcttgtagattgagccctgcctcattaatgtaactgcctctaatcctgcctcattaacatcatagaggtaggatttacaacacacaggaaaatcacgtcagataacaaaatggtggacaatcacacaatgctgggaatcatgacctagtcaagctgacagacatttttttgagtggggcacaattcaatcgatAACATTGAGTAATATCGACATATCTAATCCCATCTGTTAATTCTGATTTAGCTTTCACAGACATTTGGGCCAAAAAGAGGAATTAAGAAGCTAAATACAATGAAGttggtttttatatttgtttatacatttatttattttgccttacTGTTTATTGTCCTTTCATTTCATCTTATAGACCTTCCTTCATTTTAGGGTAATTTTGTCAAGCATGTAATTCTATGTTGAAATATTTACTCTAGCACTTTAAACATGTAATCCCAATGCCTTTAAACCTCCACGCTTTCTGTTGAGAAATAAAATGTTAATCTTACTGAAATTCCATGTGtgcgatcagttgcagatcactTGCAGCTTTCAAAATTCTTCATCCGTGacagtttgattataatttgtCTAAACATGTATTTATCCTACTTGAGTTGAATTTAACTTTGGGGTAATCAAAATAATGTATTTTACCCAACTTCAAAACATTTAAACCATTatttgacagatgagtggtggtcacagcaacacgcaagcagccacagtaagacaaactgacagatgagtagtggtGTACTAGctagtcatactgtggtggcttgtgagttgctgtgatgctagaagttatgccactggtatttcaaacactatcagggtcacccatgatggacaaggTTCAACAGAGCTTCCGGTCtaaaacagaataggaagaaggacctcatgatccacttctgaaaaaaatgacaggtgaaaaccttatgaatagtagcgggacattgtctgatgcagtgccagacgatgagcccctcaggcctgaaatcactcaaaatatgactaaggAAGAGCTGCTACCttaaatagagtcgaccttaatgacgtgggtggagtacaGCTTTTGGGAGCTTCATTTGCTCATGTAGCAAgatccaaaatgagaagaaatagctgcaaatatccattaataaattACAATGTGGAGTGTATGatgtacgaatctaggaaaattggaagtcatctaaaatgaaatgggacacataaagatcaatatcctaggcattaatgagctgaaatggactggtatcagccattttATATTGTACAgttgtatggtctactatgccaggaacgacaaaCTGAAGCAAAATGGCATCACATccattttcaaaaagaacatttcaagagctatcctgaagtTTAACACTGTCTgtgttaggataatatctatatacctacaatgaagaccagttaatatcaatattattcaattttatgcaccaaccattaatgccaaagatgaagaaattgaagatttttatcaatttctccatctgaaattgatcaaatatgcaatcaagatgtattgatcaTTAttaatgattggaatgcaaaagttggaaaccaagaaggatAGGCAATtagaaaatagggccttggtgacagaaacaacactaGAGATCCCTTGATAAAATTTTAAGAggtcaatgacttattcattgcgaataccttttttcagaaatataaacagtgactacacacatggacttcactggatggaatatatagaaatcaaatagactacatctatgagaagagatgatggagaagctcaatttcATCAGCCAGAACATGGCCACTGGCCATCTGTGGAAAATATTaccaattgctcatttgcaagttcaagttgaagctgaagaaaattaaaacaagtctacaagagccaaaatatgaccttgaatatatgccacctgaatttagagaccatctcaagaatacatttgacccTCTAAGAATTAATGatgaaagaccagaagagttgtgagatgacatcaaggacataatgctcaaagaaagaaaaggtcattaaaaacacaggaaagatagggggaaaaaaaaaaaaaaggatgtcagaagagacactgaaacttgcccttgaatgtagagcaactaaagctaatggaagaaataatgaaggaaaagaggggaacagaagatttcaaagagcagcttgagaagacataaAGTATTATAAACAAATGTTTAAGTTCTAGTTTCATTTACAAATGAAActagaacttaaagatttggaaaattctgttgtacaaactaaggaaatATGTCCTGGAATTCTTTCATCAAGAAAGTGTCTACATAATGTTTTGCTAAAGACACTCTATCTGTGACAAATGGATCTAATCAACCACCCTAGCAGAAATTCCTTCAGCTTAGATTGAAAGGGGCAGAGACAAGACAAAAGGAAGGAAAGTCGTCTACCTCCTGGAATTCTACAGAAAGGAAGCAGGCCAATGGATCAACTTGGTTTCAAATATCCGTTGTCCTTCAAGAAAAAGAAGGATCATTTCTTCTAAGTTcaaagatcagcagaactgttggaggTGGCTACATCTATTTCCAAGGATGGTACTACCCCCTCCCAGGtttcaaaagagggaaaaaattgcCTCCTAAGTTACAAAGAGTCAGGTCTCAACCACGTCCTTTCTTAAGTGTAAGGTTAACATTCTGGTAGGCCAAGAGGATGGGGCTGCCATCCAAAGCTCACGGCTCTGGGCTACCATGTTGAAGAACAGGAGATTGGggctaataaaatattatttatcacTCACTTTAGTGATGTGGATCTGAAGAAATCTGACATTAATTTCAAATGCTGTAGTAGTGATTCTTTGACTTTAGGCAAATTATATAGTTTAACTGGGATCAGTGTACTCTGCAAATGGGAATAGTAATATTTACCTCATAGTCCCTGGGTTGTGCTCTTTGTTTGcaattgactactaacctaaggttTGTGGTTTGTACCTAACAAGCTACACCAAGAAGAAAGGACTcacaatttgctcctgtaaagaatacagtcaagaaaaccttgtggagcaatCCTACTGTGAGACACGGGggttcaccacgagtcagaatcctcTCCAGGggaatgggcttggttttgtttaATATCTACTTTACGTGAATGGGTTAAATGATATAATGATAACACAGTGTCTTTTAGACATTTTCTTTGAGTAATGAAGTTAAAATAATCCCTATGTCATAACAATAATGTCATTACATCCATAATGACTTTGCAAATGTTCCAGGTTTATCAAGATTGAACttgcatctgatttttttttccattgtaccTTTAATCACTGAGTGAGCATCTTTACATCCTGAAGGTCTCTAGAGCACTATATAGATACCTTAAGTTGTTTTGCTACTTTCCTTGAATTGCACCTTAACTCATCCCACTGGGGACTATGTAAATTGTCCTAGATAATTAGCAGGCatgtcaaggttttttttttttttttttttttttttaagtctctcaGATGATTTGAATGTACTTCATGAATTACACACTTCTTCCACAGGTAATATCACAAAGAGGGAGAACAAACATAAATTCTTTCTGCTCAAGACAGAGGAGGATCAAGTTGGAAGATTTTTGCTTGTTCAATAAAGGTGAGCATGTAACAATTGTCTTTCATTTTGATTATCACCTGGATCTTGATAATTTCCCATGAGTCTTGCATTCTGACTGTAGATGCTCTTATGGTCACTCACAGCTAAGCCCTTTCAAGTTTACCACAACAATTTGTTATTGCCTTTGTTATCTAGAGTTCCCTGGGTCCTTACGCTGTTTTCAGTGCATAAATCCTATTAATCAAATGTGTATCCAAATTCTATCTTATTTGTATGAGCTGCTATTGCCATTGGGATACTGCAAAGAAAGGGGGATTTTTTATATCtgaaaacttcatttctcctctccCAGAATCTATTAGAATTATGACTGTCAGAAGAAATACAGGATACAAAATTATGTTTAaatttcagatttaaaaaatgactaattttttagtataaatatgttcTCTGCAATATTTGATTAATTGTGAAGGTTTTTTTCATAAAATGTTTGCTTAAATTTGAACATAAGTAGGAAACACCCAATATTTGATAAACTGGGAACATTTTAAGACTAGCATTCCCATTCAAGTACATGGTGTTTCATTGTTGTGGTGCTGGTTGAAGCTTTTTGGTTATTTGTTTTCCTTAGTAGGTTGCTTAAAAATGGACCTGATTGTTTAAAAAGGGCATTGCAAACTGATTGAGTGGACAGACAAATACATCGTGTGCTTTGTTTAAAGTTACAGAATAATGGAGAACTCGCTGAACCCAAATAAATCTTGCCTGATATCACTGGATCTGCATACTTTTGTGTCCTGCCTGCTCAAATGCTTATCAGCAAATGAGggtattttaaatatattcattGAGATGTTAAAAACAAATCATAGGTATTCTCTTCCACAAAAGGAGAATGGGAGGAGAGAAAGAATCCAGTCATCTGCAGAAAGAGTGGTAACTAACAGTAAATGGGACATAGACTCAATAAAACtagaatatattttaagaaaatattgaagactTCAAAGCAGTTGGAATGGCACGCAGTCCCAAGCCTTTGCACAATTCAGTGCAGCTCATACCACAATAAAATCTTACATTACAGGTCCTGTTATAAGCAAATTTCAGATAAAATTTTCAAAAGAGCATAGGCTTATTACTATTATACAATGTTTGGTTCAGGACATGGAAGGGAGATTTGAACTCAGTTGAGAAACAGCAGACAATTTATTTTAGGAAGAAGGGGATGGAAGTGGCTCACCAATCTTTAGTATTGCCCTCCGCTTTATCTCCTGCACAAGGTGTGCGAAATCGACACCAATAGTGAGCAATCCCTAGACCGATGTTATACTCCTGACCATTTTAGCCAGCCACAGGACCGAAAATCATCCTTAATAGACACCTGCTGCAAAGTGCGTTTGGGCTGCTGCTGATCCGAACAGTAAGTATGAACCTTCTGGCTGCCCTTAAAAAGTTTTACCTGATAGTTGTGCAGGTTAACCTGTTTATTacattaattctaatattttaattCTGTGTTTATGTCACTGAATGTTTTGAACTGCAACTTCTGTTGCAATTTAAATATTTATCCTTTCAGAAtggtttcatattttttttacatataatgTGTCCACATATATAACTTGCAGAAATAAGTAAACTTTCTGGCATTGCATGCTTGGACATATGTTGTAAATGTCTtgtgacatttccagaagtgacTTTTGGTCTTATTCGCCCATCCTCCCATATTACAGGCAAATCATATTGATCTgtccattttctttcattttgttcattttctgtaaTCTCCTCCTTATGTGTATAAAAATATtccaaaaatgttattttttatcaTAATCACATAATAAAATTGTAAGCCACAGACAAGAAGCCGTGGATCAAGTGGTAGTTCCACAgtaatcagaaaataaacaataaaaaatgtgCATTTGCTTCTATTAATTTGATAATTATAGTCCATTAGCACAGTataagtctcaagttgcaatattgaaggattctatgtgcaaaatattgatcaacgaaggaagcatcaaaagaaaatgggaggaatacacagagttattataccaaaaaaattggtcagcattcaaccatttggtaggtagcatattatcaaaaactgatggtattggaagaaaacattttagctgcactgaaggcaatggcaaaaaaacaaggctccaggaattaaccaaataccaactgaaatgtttcaataaatagagcagagctagaagtgctcactcatctatgtcaaaaaatttgaaaaagagcTACCTGGCaagccaactagaagagatccatatctgtgcccattccgaagaaaggtgatccaaaagaatgaagaaatcatcaaacaatattataCAATCAcaacaagtaaaatattgctgaagataattcaaaaggaaTTACAGCAGTACGTCTGCggggaactgccacaaattcaagctggactcagaagagtaTGTGGACGAGATATATCGTTGCTGATTTtaaatggaccttggctgaaagcagggaataataggaagatatttacttgtgttttgttgactatgcaaaggcattggactgtgtggatcataacaaattatggataacattgcaaaaattaggaattccagaacacttaattttgctcatgagaaatctgtacataagtcaagaggcagtctttggaaGAGAACAAGTGGGTACTTCCCAGTTTAAAATCATGGAAGGTacacatcagggttgtaccctttgaccatacttattcagtctgtatgctaagcaaataaccggagaagctgaactatatgaagaagaatgtggcaacaaattggaggaagactcattaacagcttgcgatatgcagatgaaacaacctcgcttgctgaaagtgaagacgacttaaAGTACTtattcatgaagatcaaagactatagccttgagTAGGGATGACatttcaacataaataaaacaaaaatactcacaactggaccaataagcaacattatgataaatggagaaaagactgaagttgtcaaggctttcattttacttggatccaccattaatgcctatggaagcagcaatcaagaaattaaatgacttattgtactgggcaaatatTCAGcaatagacctctttaaagtgttaaaacccaaagatgacactttgaggattaaggtgtgcctgacccaagccatggcattttcgaTCACCTTATATGTATGCAAAAgtttgacaatgaataagacagattgaagaagagttgacgcctttgaattatggtgttggtgaagaatatttaatgtgccatggactgccagaagaatgaacaagtctgtcttggaagaagtacagccagagttctcctcagaagcaaggatggcaagactgtctcacatacttcggatgtattatcaggaggaatcagtccctggagaaggacatcatgtttggtaaggtagaaggtcaggaTAAAAGAGGAAGTGCCTGgatgagatggaccgacacaatggctgcaacaatgggctcaaacgtgatcatgattatgaggatggcactggacttggcagtgttttgttctattgcacaCTGGGACGCTACGAGTTGAAGTTGGCTCCAGCATGCCTAAAAACAACAAACGTCTTTgtagtattctctgttttcagccacgACACATCTGACATAAGCAGTGATAGCCCTCATCCCACATCTTCCTCTGAATCCGGCTTGTATTTCTGTCAGTATACTGCAGCAATCACTTGTATATTatcttcattaaaattttacttgtgtgtgatattatcaTTACAATCCAGACTGCAAGCTTCATAAAGGAATGGTCAAGGCTGATTTTTGTTGACTACTCTACCCAGCTTTTAGGACTGTGTCTACCCCATGGAacgaattcaataaatatttcttaaatgaaaGAATAGATAAACGAATGAATGGAGAGCCATCTTCCTGTAGAAATAAGTAGggatcccattttttaaaaaggaattctGAAGTTTGAAGGtagggtcctaaacctaatcatttctgcttataaaaagagaagaatagacacagccaaacagagagaagaggaggatagacaacagagacagacacacttagaagcccaggaatgcctgggatttctggcagctactagaagctgaaatagactaaGAAGCCTCTCCCTCTAGAACCACACTCAGAATTTGGACttcctgctcctggcactgtgggaaaataaattcctctttttaaaacactcactcatggtatattttgttatggcagcactaggtaactaagataataATTGAACTATGAACAtggattttttattctttttttagagGAGAGGACTATGGAATCACTAATAACAGATGAATAGAATATTGAACATctgcatacatatacatacatgaatgtttttatgtatttatatatacaaaaatGTATGTGTTCATGTGAAACAGggaaatttaattaatttttttgtagtaaGAGTCCCCAAAATATCTGGAAAATTTAAGGCCTCATAAAGGGTGTTGAACAAGCTAACTAAATGTTATTTTATGGATAAATGAAGAGACTGACCATTTGCAGCCTTCATCTTGTAGTTAGATGTGCTACATTTGTGACATTAGACTAGTTATTTAATAGCTGCAAGATCAAATTTTCATTTCTACAACAAGGAGAATCCTATTTCCATTCAGTTCTGCCTTGAATTGCCCCCGAGGGATGATGAATACAATGCTCTTTTGCAATGCCTGACATGTGGTGTACTCCATATAATTTTCTCTGAAGTTTTGTACACATGGTGGAGAGCAGAGTTAGAAAAGCCAAACAAGCTGCCCCCTTCttaaacacacatgcacatacacacacatatataatgacATATATCATAGagaatattttttccaaaaattgTATGcttataacagatttttttttaaagattatcctACAGAGAATATAAAATCAGCTAAAATCTCACTCTGTAATAATCTAGGTGAAAGATGATGTTGGCTTGGGCCTCAGTTTTATGAGTAGATAAGTTAGTTGACCTTTATGAATAGTGATAGTTTGAAGGTAGATCATACAGAATTTTCCGATGTATTGGATACGGAGTGtatgagaaagagaagagagaacagTTTCTCCAATATCTGTTTCTTTGTTTAAGTAATTCCATCTGAGCAAATGGAAGTATAGCGTTATCATTGACTTGAGATGGAGGATGCTATGAGTGTAGCAGATTTGGGGGATGGGTGTGTGATAAGTTCAGTTTTGATCATGTTGTGTTGCTATATAATATTCACATGGATATATTATAAGTAGATAGTTGAATTATAAATATAAAGTTTGGGAAAGAGTTTAGTAATGGAGATATAAATTCAGGAGTTATAAGTATATAGATCATATTTAAAACCATGAGACTGAATAAGATCACTTGGGAAAACAGTGTAAATGGAAAAGACAAGAAGGTCAAGGACTAAGATCTGAGTTACTCCAACATtaagaaacagagagaaaggaacaaaagcaaagaaggatgAGCAGGTCCAACTCATGTGGTAGGACAAAAACTCAGAGTCCAGTGTCCTGAAAGCTAAAAGAAGAAAGCCTTTCCATGAGGAGTAAGCAATCAACTCTGTCAAATGTTACCGGTAGGTCAAGAAAGATGAGGACTGAGAATTGACCACAGGGTTTAGCAAGATAAAAATCAGTGAGACTTTGACAAGAGcactgtctttgttatctagtgctgctataacagaaacaccaaaaaCGAATCGCTTtagcaaagataaatttattctctcacagtctaggaaactaaaagtccaaattcagggtgccgactccaggggaagcctttctctctagATAGGCTCAATCTTCTcattgatcttcccctggtctagaagcttctcagtgcaggaaccctgggtctaaatgatgtgcttccctcctggttcttcattatTGGTGACATGAGGTcaacctgtctctctgcttgcttctctcttttatatctcacaagagattgactcaatatacaatctaatcttgtacattaagtcctccctcattaacatcatagcggtaggatttacaacacataggaaaatcacatcagatgatgtgGTTGGtggataatcatacaatactgggaatcatggactgaccaagttgacacacatttttgggggacataattcaatccac from the Loxodonta africana isolate mLoxAfr1 chromosome 7, mLoxAfr1.hap2, whole genome shotgun sequence genome contains:
- the LOC100675720 gene encoding olfactory receptor 8K5-like, yielding MAKRREIINSSYQRKQENHLRKTNLISYSRNDKLDQVGQQNQTVLTEFILMGVTRHPELQYPLFGVFLLIYMITVVGNLGLIILTKMDSRLHTPMYFFIRHLAFIDLGNSTVICPKMLVNFVVDKNTISYYACATQMAFFIMFIISELFILSAMAYDRYVAVCNPLLYNVIMSQRLCHVLVGIPYLYSTLQSLMFTSKTFTSIFCDSNVISRFYCDDVPLLSMLCSNSQEIELMLMIFSAFNLISSLLVVLLSYLLILIAIFRMHSAKSRKKAFSTCGSHLTVVVVFYGTLLFMYVQPRSAHSYDTDTVASVFYTLVIPMLNPLIYSLRNKEVKSAFHRVFNN